The Flavobacterium johnsoniae UW101 genomic interval TCTTCTGCTCCCAATAAATAAACGCATCGTCTTGGGTGTTCAAAGGTTTCTAAATCGACTGCTTTTTCAGATAATTCAACTCCAACCAGACGTGCGCCTTTTGGTAAATTTTCAAAAAAGGCCTCAAAAGTTTCATAATGAAAATAAGGAATTGCTTTTACTGCATCGTGGGTATCACAGGCTTGTTTGGCATATCGGTTTCCTATGGTAAATATAAAAGATGCACCCAGATTTTGTGCTGATCTCCACAA includes:
- a CDS encoding RNA methyltransferase, translating into MSDNFTNEYFGIGIQNGKTPENLGVLWRSAQNLGASFIFTIGNRYAKQACDTHDAVKAIPYFHYETFEAFFENLPKGARLVGVELSEKAVDLETFEHPRRCVYLLGAEDHGLSKKAMDKCHHLVKFKSEKSLNVAVAGTVVMYDRNLSKPRS